Proteins from a genomic interval of Pseudomonas anuradhapurensis:
- a CDS encoding GNAT family N-acetyltransferase: MNDALNWKPAATPRAEPIEGRFIRLQKLDPARHGNDLWQMLQGPAADPALWDYLPYGPFAERAAFDRWLEGNAAGRDPLFYTVIDRNNGQAQGILSLMSMVPEHGRIEIGHVAFGAAMQRTPKGTEAVYLLGKLAFELGNRRLEWKCNNANARSKRAAERFGFVYEGVFRKHLVVKDHNRDTAWYSVTDDEWPALAAGFERWLSEENQLPTGQVKTLEACRKG, encoded by the coding sequence ATGAACGACGCATTGAACTGGAAGCCCGCCGCTACGCCGCGGGCCGAGCCCATCGAAGGCCGCTTTATCCGTCTGCAAAAGCTCGACCCGGCGCGCCATGGCAACGACCTCTGGCAGATGCTGCAAGGTCCGGCTGCCGACCCTGCCCTGTGGGACTACCTGCCCTATGGGCCGTTTGCCGAACGTGCTGCCTTCGACCGCTGGCTGGAAGGTAATGCTGCCGGCCGCGATCCGCTGTTCTATACCGTGATCGACCGCAACAACGGCCAGGCCCAGGGCATCCTCAGCCTGATGTCGATGGTGCCCGAGCACGGCCGCATCGAAATCGGCCACGTCGCCTTCGGTGCCGCCATGCAGCGCACGCCCAAGGGCACCGAGGCGGTGTACTTGCTTGGCAAGCTGGCCTTTGAACTGGGCAATCGCCGGCTGGAATGGAAGTGCAACAACGCCAACGCCCGCTCCAAGCGCGCGGCGGAGCGGTTTGGTTTTGTCTACGAAGGGGTGTTCCGCAAGCACCTGGTGGTAAAGGACCATAACCGTGATACCGCCTGGTACTCGGTTACCGACGATGAGTGGCCGGCGTTGGCTGCCGGATTCGAACGCTGGTTGAGCGAGGAAAACCAGCTGCCGACAGGCCAGGTAAAAACGCTGGAGGCCTGTCGCAAAGGCTGA
- a CDS encoding FMN-binding negative transcriptional regulator, translating into MYNSKPHQEHDLGRLYQHMHDTRLAILVSHGEQGLLATHLPVLIDTSEGEFGTVYAHLARANHQWQDLAQGAEALLVFPGADAYVSPGYYPSKAENPKVVPTWNYLAVHAYGTAEVLHDGPALLAIVSRLTERHEQGRTEPWKVADAPADYIDGMLRAIVGIRVPIARLQGARKLSQNRSAQDIAGVREGLGASPDYLDNQLAAHMRPL; encoded by the coding sequence ATGTACAACAGCAAACCCCACCAGGAACACGACCTTGGTCGCCTGTACCAGCACATGCATGACACCCGCCTGGCCATACTGGTCAGCCATGGCGAGCAAGGCCTGCTGGCTACCCACCTGCCGGTGTTGATCGATACCAGTGAAGGCGAGTTCGGCACGGTCTATGCCCATTTGGCCCGGGCCAACCACCAATGGCAGGACCTGGCACAAGGTGCCGAGGCCTTGCTGGTGTTTCCCGGCGCCGATGCCTATGTCAGCCCCGGTTATTACCCAAGCAAGGCCGAGAACCCCAAGGTGGTCCCCACCTGGAACTACCTGGCCGTGCATGCCTACGGCACGGCCGAGGTGCTGCACGATGGCCCGGCGCTGCTGGCTATCGTCAGCCGCCTGACCGAACGCCACGAACAAGGCCGCACCGAACCGTGGAAGGTCGCTGACGCCCCGGCCGACTATATCGACGGCATGCTCCGTGCCATTGTCGGCATCCGTGTGCCCATCGCTCGCCTGCAAGGCGCGCGCAAGCTCAGCCAGAACCGCTCGGCGCAAGACATTGCCGGGGTGCGTGAAGGCCTGGGCGCCAGCCCGGACTATCTGGATAACCAACTCGCAGCGCACATGCGCCCACTCTGA
- a CDS encoding GNAT family N-acetyltransferase: MPSVTLRPVTAQDHAAWLALWHAYLRFYKSELTDEVSLSTWQRLLDPNEPTHSALAWVDGKAVGMVNFIYHRTNWSIGNACYLQDLYVDSTQRGLGIGRQLIEHVYAAAEAEKCSKVYWVTHETNATAISLYQQVAERSGFIQFRKEL; encoded by the coding sequence ATGCCCAGTGTTACCCTGCGCCCCGTCACTGCCCAAGACCACGCTGCCTGGCTTGCCCTGTGGCACGCCTATCTGCGCTTCTATAAATCCGAACTGACCGATGAGGTGAGCCTGAGCACCTGGCAGCGCCTGCTCGACCCCAACGAGCCGACCCATTCAGCCTTGGCCTGGGTCGATGGCAAGGCGGTTGGCATGGTCAACTTCATCTACCATCGGACCAACTGGAGTATCGGCAATGCCTGCTACCTGCAGGACCTGTACGTGGACAGCACGCAGCGTGGCCTGGGCATCGGCCGCCAATTGATCGAGCACGTCTATGCTGCAGCCGAGGCTGAAAAATGCAGCAAGGTGTACTGGGTGACCCACGAAACCAACGCCACCGCCATCAGCCTGTACCAGCAGGTTGCCGAGCGCTCGGGCTTTATCCAATTCCGTAAAGAGTTGTAA
- the oadA gene encoding sodium-extruding oxaloacetate decarboxylase subunit alpha → MSKKIHVTDTILRDAHQSLLATRMRTEDMLPICDKLDKVGYWSLEVWGGATFDACVRFLKEDPWERLRKLRAALPNTRLQMLLRGQNLLGYRHYSDDVVKAFVAKAAVNGIDVFRIFDAMNDVRNLRVAIEAVKAAGKHAQGTIAYTTSPVHTIEAFVNQAKQMEAMGCDSVAIKDMAGLLTPYATGELVKALKAEQSLPVFIHSHDTAGLAAMCQLKAVENGADHIDTAISSFAWGTSHPGTESMVAALKGSEFDTGLDLELLQEIGLYFYAVRKKYHQFESEFTAVDTRVQVNQVPGGMISNLANQLKEQGALNRMNEVLAEIPRVREDLGFPPLVTPTSQIVGTQAFFNVLAGERYKTITNEVKLYLQGGYGKAPGVVNEQLRRQAIGSEEVIDVRPADLLKPEMAKLRADIGALARCEEDVLTFAMFPDIGRKFLEEREAGTLTPEVLLPIPEAGAVASHSGEGVPTEFVIDVHGETYRVDITGVGVKAEGKRHFYLSIDGMPEEVVFEPLNEFVGGGSSKRKQASAPGHVSTTMPGNIVDVLVKEGDMVKVGQAVLITEAMKMETEVQAAIAGKVVAIHVAKGDRVTPGEILIEIEG, encoded by the coding sequence ATGTCCAAGAAAATTCACGTAACCGACACGATCCTGCGCGACGCCCACCAGTCCCTGCTGGCCACCCGCATGCGTACCGAAGACATGCTGCCGATCTGCGACAAGCTCGACAAGGTCGGCTACTGGTCGCTGGAAGTCTGGGGCGGCGCCACCTTCGACGCCTGCGTGCGCTTCCTGAAAGAAGACCCGTGGGAGCGCCTGCGCAAGCTGCGCGCAGCGTTGCCCAACACCCGCCTGCAAATGCTGCTGCGTGGCCAGAACCTGCTGGGCTACCGCCACTACAGCGACGACGTGGTCAAGGCCTTCGTCGCCAAGGCCGCCGTCAACGGCATCGACGTGTTCCGCATTTTCGACGCCATGAACGACGTGCGTAACCTGCGCGTGGCCATCGAGGCGGTCAAGGCTGCCGGCAAACACGCCCAGGGCACCATCGCCTATACCACCAGCCCGGTGCATACCATCGAAGCCTTCGTCAACCAGGCCAAGCAGATGGAAGCCATGGGTTGCGACTCGGTGGCGATCAAGGACATGGCCGGCCTGCTGACCCCTTACGCCACCGGCGAACTGGTCAAGGCGCTGAAGGCCGAGCAGTCGCTGCCGGTGTTCATCCACTCCCACGACACTGCCGGCCTGGCCGCGATGTGCCAGCTGAAGGCCGTGGAGAACGGTGCCGACCACATCGACACCGCCATTTCCAGCTTCGCCTGGGGCACCAGCCACCCCGGCACCGAGTCGATGGTTGCCGCGCTCAAGGGCAGCGAGTTCGACACTGGCCTGGACCTGGAACTGCTGCAGGAAATCGGCCTGTACTTCTATGCCGTGCGCAAGAAGTACCACCAGTTCGAGAGCGAGTTCACCGCCGTGGACACCCGCGTGCAGGTCAACCAGGTGCCGGGCGGCATGATTTCCAACCTGGCCAACCAGCTCAAGGAGCAGGGCGCGCTCAACCGCATGAACGAAGTGCTGGCAGAGATCCCGCGTGTGCGTGAAGACCTCGGTTTCCCGCCGCTGGTGACCCCGACCTCGCAGATCGTCGGTACCCAGGCGTTCTTCAACGTGCTGGCTGGCGAACGTTACAAGACCATCACCAACGAGGTGAAGCTGTACCTGCAAGGCGGCTACGGCAAGGCCCCGGGTGTAGTCAACGAGCAGCTGCGTCGCCAGGCGATCGGCAGCGAAGAAGTGATCGACGTACGCCCGGCCGACCTGCTGAAGCCGGAAATGGCCAAGCTGCGTGCCGACATCGGTGCCTTGGCGCGTTGTGAAGAAGATGTGCTGACCTTCGCCATGTTCCCGGACATTGGCCGCAAGTTCCTCGAGGAGCGCGAAGCCGGCACCCTGACGCCTGAAGTGCTGCTGCCAATTCCTGAGGCGGGCGCAGTAGCGTCCCATAGCGGCGAAGGCGTGCCGACCGAGTTCGTCATCGACGTGCACGGCGAAACCTACCGTGTCGACATCACTGGCGTAGGGGTGAAGGCCGAAGGCAAGCGTCACTTCTACCTGTCGATCGACGGCATGCCGGAAGAGGTGGTGTTCGAGCCGCTCAACGAATTCGTTGGTGGCGGCAGCAGCAAGCGCAAGCAGGCCAGCGCCCCGGGCCACGTCAGCACCACCATGCCTGGCAACATCGTCGATGTGCTGGTCAAGGAAGGCGACATGGTCAAGGTCGGCCAAGCCGTGCTGATCACCGAAGCCATGAAGATGGAAACCGAAGTGCAGGCGGCCATCGCCGGCAAGGTCGTGGCCATTCACGTGGCCAAGGGCGACCGCGTGACCCCGGGCGAGATCCTGATCGAGATCGAAGGCTGA